AGAGTTCCGCGACCTCGGCGACGGCCACCGCGACGCGTTCTCTCCCCACGGCGACCACGAGCCCCTCGCCGTCCTCAGCGAGAGGGCAGATCCGGTGGCGCAACAGGAAGGAGCGCGAGATGCCGCTCGCGAAAGGAGAGGTACCGCGCTCGAGTGCATCAGACTGGCATTGGGCACACCTCGCTACAGGGCAACTGGCGTGCCAACTCGCGCCGACACGTGGTGGCATCGGGCGCACCATTAGAGCGGAGCCGAGCGCGATCGGATGCTGCCGTGCGGAGGCGAGGAGTTGAGACTCTCGTTCCGTGATGCGACCGGCGCTGGATCCGCGGTCCGACGGTAGCTTATGCTCCATGACCTGCCGGCGGCCCTGACGTGACGGGAAGACGGTTGCACACGGACATGCGCGAGTGCGACGGTCTTCCCCACGCTTCCACCGACGAGCGGATCCGGAACGACCTCACTCGGCGGGACACGGCGCCGCTTTACCCTTGAGCCGACGGGCCGAGGCGAGGTATGAGCTGACATGTGACGAGGAGCACCGGTGACGTACCTGCCTCGGTCACGATGATCGAAGGTCACGACGAGCTCGCGCAGGCTGGCCGGCCAATCACCGGAGCACCGCCGCCAGCAGTTCGTCCGAGATGCTGGGCGCGTGGCGCGCCCATACGCCGACAGGATCCGCTGATGGCATCGGCGAGCAGGGTCGGAAGGTCATCCCGGCGCGCGAAGCGGGAAGCGTGCGACCGGCTTCGATCCGCGCAAGCAGGTCGGGCAGGAAGAGCCCTTTCGCGGCTTGCTCGCTGGGGTTGACGTTCGTCGCCGCTACCACACGGACATCGACGGTGAACCAGCGCTCGCAACCCATCGGTCTGAATGGCCATACTCGCTCGCGCCGAGCAGCTGTTGCTGGACATCGAGATCGCACTTCCCGATCTCGTCGAGTGCGGTCGAGCCGCGATTCGCGCGCGGAAGTCCCCGATGCGTTCGTTCGTCGCCCCGGTGAATGCGCCGGGCATGCGGCCGAAGAGCCCGAGGCAGCGAAGTCCCGGCGCGTGGTCGAGGTCGACTCGGCGGAACGGGCCGCCCCGGCGTGTCGACAGGTCATGGATGGCGCGCGCGGCGAGCGTCTTGCCGGTGCCCGTCTCGCCCTCCAGGAGCACCGGGAGGTTGGGATTCCGCGCCAACATCTCGAGCTCCTTGAGAAGCTTCCGTCGCTGCTGTTCGACGGGAACGCCGAGAGTTGACGGACCGAGTCGGCCACCGGTGTCGGGATGCCGAGCGGGTAACGGGCGATCTCCGTCCGGAAGTGGACCGCAGGAACCGTTCGAGTTTCGTGGTGGTCATGGTGTTGGGGTTAGTGGGGCCGCGATTCTGTGCTCCGGACCGGAGTCTCCAGTCTCAGGGGAGGCTCTGACAACCACCGTGAGACTCGTCCCAGCCAGCGGCCCCGGCCCTAAGTCGTTGCCGGGCAACGATTCGCGTGCGCAGGTCAGGCTCTGGTCCCGGTTCTTGCATGGAGTCGCCGCGTTCACACGAGGCCCTGAACCCTCCTTACCGACTCCGTGAGGTCGTCCGAGATGCGAGCGATCGGAACTCTCCTGCACCGCGCACTGCCAGGTGTCGTCCTCATGCTGTTGGCGACTCGATTAGCAGCGCAGGGACCCGCGATCACGCTCATACCAGAACGGAGACGTCGTGCCGAACTGGACATCGTTCCGCGACTCCGATCAGCAGTCCTTCGTCGTTCGGGTCTGGCCAGGATCGCTCACGTCACTCACCGGGAGCATCACGAACGCGAACGGCGGCTCGAGCCTCAGTCTCGGAGACGGCGCGTCCGTGACCTGTCCGGACGGTGGAACGGGATACTTCGCGGAGCTCTCGCTGGCTCCCGACCTCAACACGATCACGTCTCGGCGACGAACTCCTATTCGAACTCGACTTCCAGAGCTTCTTCGTCACCTACGTGCCCGCGTTCCGCGCCGCGTGGTCGCGCCAGGCGACGGGGATTGGGGGTGCCGCCCTCCACCACCGTCGTCCTCCCGTTCACCGTCACCAACTCCGGTACGAGTGCGACGACGTTCGGGGTCACGGTCTCGTGCAGCGGGCCCTGTCCCGAGTGCAAGCGTGTGGCGGGGAACCTGACGAGCTTCGACCCGGCACCCTCGCTGCTGGCGCGTCCGGTGCACGACATCACGGTGACCGGTGGAGCGATGGCCGGGTCCGGCACGCTGAGTCTCGTCGCAGTGCCCACGGGACAGAGCGCCTATTCAGGACCGGCTCGACGCCGATCGCGGTCACGGCGGCCCGCCGCCGGCGCCAGTCGTGAGCCGGGGGCGGGAGCAGCGTCCGTCGCCCCCTCGACCAGCAGGACCGCGCACTTCACCCTGCGCAATCCGGATGAGTTCGCATCGCGCACGATCACGTTGACGGGCACCTGCGGCACCCTCACGAACTGCGCGGTGTCGCCGTCCACGGTCACCCTCGGCCCGACGCGCGACACTCTCGTCTCCGTCTCGTTCAGCGTGCCGGCGAGTCCGTCGACGCAGACCACGAAGGTGCTCCTGCGGGCCGCGGCATCGAGTCCCGCCGATTCCGCAGGACAGTTCGACCGTCGTGGTGGGGACCGTCCCGAGCGCCGTCGTCACCGTCAGCGTCGCCGACCAGAATCCGGGCACCTCCATCTCGCGTGACCAGTGCCTCTCCGTCGCGGCGGGCGCCGCCGCGGGCGTGGAGATGCGGTGCGCTTCGCGTGGCCCACGGGATTCCCGGCGTGCGCACGATGGGTGTGGATCGCGCCCGACGTTTGCTCTACCTGAGCGACCATGGCTATCCCTTCACGCGAGTAGCGGCGCGCGTCTCGGTGCGGAACCCCACGACGACTCCTGACAGCCTCTCGCGCCACGCTCACCGTCTCGAGCGCCGGAGTGACGAAGAACATCGCGTGGCCGTGGGCGGCCGAGTGCGCGACCGCCGCCGGGTGTCGCGTGACCATCCCGCTGACCACGTGGGCGTACGGGTCGCTTCCCACCAGGGCGTACGACTACACGCTTGAAGATCCGCGTCGGGAGCGGGTCGCCGCCGACAGGGACCGCCACGGGATCGTTCGCGGTCGTCGACAACCGTGCCTCCCGCGTTCGGGCAAGGCTGGTATCGAAGGGCACGAGCGCCTGGTCGCGATCGGCGACACCACGAAGATGCTGTGGATCCGGGGTGACGGAAGCACGCGAGTCTTCGTGAAGCAGTCCGCGACGCTCTGGACGGTCGTGGCGCAGGTCGCACGCCCGGAGCGGCTGGAGCGCTCCGGTGGATTCTGGTACCGGCGACTGCGGAACGGCGGGTCGGTCAAGTTCGACGCGCTCCTTCGGCACGTCGCGACGCGGAACCGTCAAGGCGATTCCACCCGTTTCGTCTACAACGCGACCTACGCGACGCAACTCGACTCGATCGTGCTGCCGCGGCCGGCGGGCGCGCGCCCATCCGAGCGTTCACCATTGCCTACAGCGGGACGCCTGCGCCTAGCCCGCAAGATCGTCGGCCCGAGTCAGGTAACGGGCGGCGCCGCGCGCGTCGATTCGCTGGAGTATGATGCGGACAGCCACCTGACGCGCATCATCGATCCGGACCTCACCAGCGTACGCTTCCTCTACTACGCTACTCGACGACGGGTCTCCTCGTCGGTCGTGTCAACCGGCTCAGCGACACGACGCTCTATACGTTCGACGGGTGGGCAGGCGTCGCGCAGGTGACCGTCAAGATGCGCACGGCCCCGGCCATCGTCTCGACCGTTTGTGCCGCGGAGTCGCGTTCGCTCGCGACCTGCTCCGGCGACGGAGGGGCGTACGGCCGGTTCCGATCGCTCGCGCCGTGACTCGCCTCGACGGGCCCCGTTCGGACGTGTCGGATGTCACGCGGTTCCATGTCGGGCGATTCGGTGCTCCCGACACCCTCGTTGATGCGCTCAGGGCGCGCGTGCGACTGCGGCGCGACACGACGAGCTTCCCGGCCCTGGTGACGCAGGTGACCGACGGCGCGGGCCTCGTGACCCGGACGGCTTCCACAACTCGCGCGGGCTACCGACGACGACACGGAGTCATGGCGCCGTACGGCGCGGCCGACTCCGCGATGACGACCTACATGGCACAGCACGTGGGACCTGACGACCAGACCCAGTCGCCGACCGGTGAGGTCGACTACGTGGGCATCGACTCCGCCACCGGCAACCGGCTCTGGCAGCGACGCGGCGCGCACGACTCGACGAAGGTAGAGCTTTGCCTACGACGCCAACGGGCGGCTCGACGGTCACGAGCACCGCGGCGGCACGGTCGCGACGCTGACCTACGAATCCACGCTCGGGAACCTCTGGAAGAGCACCAGCGCGCTCAGGTTCGTGACGGAGATGAAGCAGAACTCGATCGGGGCGGATACGTCGGTCTGGACGCCGATCGATACGGTACTGACCGGCGGGCTGCGAGTGCGTGAGCGAGTGGTCCACGACCTGATGGGCCGTGTCGTGCGCGCCGAGACGATCGCGCCGGCCGTCGGCTGGTCGCTACTGCCAGTGGCCAGTCTCAGTGGCACTGCCTCGCGCGCGCGTCCGTCGTCAGACCGAGTACGATGCTGAAGGGCCGTGCGCTCTCGGTCGCGCGCTTCACCATGCCGGACTCGTCCTCCGGTGCGACCGCAAAGACGTGGGTCGTCTACGACGCCGCCGGCCGGGTGACCGGGAAGCACGAATGGCACGTCGGGCGTCGACACGCTCACCTACGACCCGGCGGGAACGTCGTGAGCACGACGAGCCGCCGCAATCACCCGTGCGGACGGCGCATGACGCCCTGAACCGCGTGATCGCGCGCACCACGCCCGCGGTGACCTACGCGCGGACCTGGTGCAGCGAGTGCAAAATATGCCGGCGCTCAACTTCCCGGCGGAGTGGCCCTGGCAGAACGACACCGTCTACGATGCCGGATCACGGCACGCGGATCGCGCCTTACCTGAACCCGCCGGACCTCATCATTCCCGCCGAGGTCACGGTCTTCGGGTCCGACGCCGCTGGTCGGCTGGTACAGGCAGACAATCCCGACGTGCGGATCCGGCGTGGCTACTTCCCCAATGGCGCGCTCGGGCGGACACGACCTGGATCGCAACTATGACATCGGTGCGACGACGCCGTTCGAGGCGACCCGGCGGAGTGTCCTGTCCTACGCGTACGACCTCTCGGGACGCCGCACCTCGCGCACCGACCACCTGTCCGGCACGCAGCGTTACGCCTACGACGCGCTCGGCCAGCTCGCATCGACCACGGACCGGGCGGTGAGCGGGGCGACTCCGTCGTCGTCACGTTCTCGTTCGACGCACTCGGCCGCCTGCGGACCCAGAGCGTGCCCTCGGCGAGCGTCACGGCCTCGTGGACCTACGACATCGAGGGACGGCCGACCATCCGGGCCGAGGAAGGGTTCAGCGACACCATCCAGTATGATCCACGCGGCAAACGCATCAGCGTGCGTGGTCGCACCGTGATGCTCGACGCCGGCCAGGCCGGCATGCGCCTCGCGTATGACGCGCTGGGGCAGGTCGTCGCCAGTGCGAACGATGACTCGGAGCGTCCGCTGGTGACCGACGAGATCCGCATGGACGCGCAGGGGAACCAGCTGGTGCGCCACGCCAACCGGAACTCGATCACCTCGAACACGGAGTCGCGCGACTCTTCGGCCTACATCGGCCACCGGCTCGTCCGCCGAGTCGGGGAGTTCATGCCCGATGGGCGCGTCATGCCGGAGATCCTCGCGCCGGCGATCCCGGTGACGGACTCACTCGGCATCGAGTACGACAACTCCGGGAACGTCGTGTACCAGATCCTGATCCGCCGCGCGGGGATGCTCGACGAGTATCCGCTCCCCGGCGGCGGTTCGGACACGGCGCTGATCACCGGCCGCGCACTCACGGGGCACTCCGGGACCTACAACTTCTTCGACGCGACGGAGCGCCTGCGTTACGCGCAGCGCACGACGATGCCGGTGAACGCGGAGAACCGCACGATCCTCGACGAGTACTGGTACGACGCCCTCGGCCGCCGCGTGGTGGTGCGGACGCGCGTCGACTCCCTCGAGCACTGTTGGGAGACGGAGACGTTCGATACGCCGGTGCACTGCCAGCAGCAGTACCTCCGGACCACCTGGGACGGAGATCAGATCCTCTTCGAGGACCGGATGGTCGGTGGCTGGCAGCAGACTGACGGCAACGTCGGCGAGTCGATCCCAACGAGTGAGTGGTACGGGACGGTCCGTTACACGCAGACCGGGGCGATCGATGCTCCGGTGCTGCTCTGGCGGAAGGCGGGGAGCGAGAACTTCCGGGCCCGGGTGCTGCACCGGAACTGGCGCGGGAACATCGCGGGTGCCACTTTTG
The DNA window shown above is from Gemmatimonadota bacterium and carries:
- a CDS encoding sigma 54-interacting transcriptional regulator, which encodes MGCERWFTVDVRVVAATNVNPSEQAAKGLFLPDLLARIEAGRTLPASRAGMTFRPCSPMPSADPVGVWARHAPSISDELLAAVLR
- a CDS encoding RHS repeat protein, with product MARSGGHDLDRNYDIGATTPFEATRRSVLSYAYDLSGRRTSRTDHLSGTQRYAYDALGQLASTTDRAVSGATPSSSRSRSTHSAACGPRACPRRASRPRGPTTSRDGRPSGPRKGSATPSSMIHAANASACVVAP